Below is a genomic region from uncultured Sunxiuqinia sp..
AATTGGAATTGGACTGGTTTTTACTCGTGGAGGCAGCACCGGAGGAACCGACATTATTGCTATGATAATCAACCAATACCGGAACATTAGCCCCGGCCGGATAATTATGTATTGCGATGTGATTATCATTGCATCGAGCTACTTTGTTTTTCAATCACCCAGCAAACTTGTTTACGGCTATGTCTCCATGTGGGTAATTGCATATACAATTGATGCTTTTTTAAATGGATCGAATGCATCTGCTCAAATTTTTATATTTTCGAAAAAATTTGAAGAAATTGCCGACTATGTCAATAAAAATGCCAGTAGAGGCGTTACTGTAATTGACGGAACTGGCTGGTACACCAAAGAGTCGGTAAAAATAATCATGACAGTTGTCCGAAAAAGAGAAACCAGTCTCATTTTTAGAAAGTTAAAAGAAATCGATCCAGATGCATTTATTTCCATGGGGAGCGTGATGGGGGTTTATGGGCAAGGTTTTGACAAAATGAAAATATGAAAAAATATATTGCCGAAGTTGCTTTAGCACTGATTGCCTTAAGTTTATTAGTTTTTTTTCTGGCTAACCCACCAGTTGGAAATCCAGCTCCTGTTCCCGAACCGGAACCAATTCCGATACCCGATCCTATTCTTCTGTTTGGACTTCCGGTGGATTCATTCACGATTGAAGATGCCGATATTAGGCGTAACCAAAATTTATCTGATATTTTGGTTAAAAAGAATATTTCGTATCAAAAGATTGATGAGCTGGCTCGAAAATCGAAACCTATTTTTGATGTTCGCAAATTAAAGCACAAGAACCACTATCATTTTTTCCTGAAGAAAGACAGTGCTCAAACACCTGCCTATTTCGTTTACGAAATAGACAATACCGATTATGTGGTCTACAACCTAAATGATTCCATTCAGATTTATAAAGGCCAAAAGCCGATCCGAACGAAGCTAAGATCTGCATCGGGGACAATTAAAACCTCTCTTTGGAATGCGATGACTGATAACAATATCAATCCGGTACTGGCCATTGAGCTTTCCGATATTTATCAGTGGTCAATCGACTTTTACGGCATTCAAAAAAACGATAAGTTCAAGGTTATTTACGAAGAGAAATATGTTGACTCCACATCAATTGGGATTGGCGAAATTCACGCCTGCCAGTTTCATCATATGGGTGAAGACTTTTACGCATTTCATTTTGAGCAGGACAGTAGCCTAAGCTATTTCGATAAAGAAGGGAATAGCCTGAAAAAGGCTTTCCTGAAAGCACCATTGAAATTTTCGAGAATCAGCTCGCGATTCTCAAATAGTCGTTTCCATCCGGTACTTAAAATCAGACGTCCACATCATGGCATTGATTATGCTGCTCCAACCGGGACTCCTGTTCAATCGATTGGTGATGGGGTTGTAACGCGAAAGGGCTATCAAAAGCATGGAGGTGGAAACTATGTATACATTAAGCACAACTCAGTTTATACAACGTGCTACATGCACCTAAATGGCTTTGCAAAAGGAATTGCTTCCGGTGTACGGATTAAGCAAGGACAAGTTATTGGCTATGTTGGTTCAACAGGACTAGCAACCGGCCCTCACCTCGATTTTAGGGTATTTAGAAACGGGTCGGCTATGGATCCACTGAAAGTAAAAGCACCACCCGTGGAACCGATTCACAATGAAAATTTAGCTGTATACAACCAAGTGAAGGATTCGCTGACCGCACAGCTTAATCTAATTCCTTTTCAAGAATAGGACTACACATATAAATAAGTAAAAAAGCGCAAATAGCAAAGAATAGGCTGTTTGCGCTTTTTTTATACCTATTCTAATCCTGACCTTGATAAAGCACCTCTTCTATCACCCGGGGAAAATGTTCATGCTCTAGCAAATGTACCTTCTGAGCAACATCGTCCGGAGTATCCGATTGCTCCACATCGCAGTTCGCTTGAAAAATAATATCCCCTTCGTCATATTTTTCATTCACATAATGAATGGTAATACCCGATGACTTTTCTTTATTCTTTACAACAGCTTCATGTACAAAATGACCGTACATTCCTTTTCCTCCATACTTAGGCAATAAAGCCGGATGTATATTTATGATTGGAAACTCTTCGGTGAGGTACCTCGGCACCAACCAAAGAAAGCCTGCCAAGACAATCATGTCTATTTTTCGGTCAGTCAATTCATCAAGGATGTCAATGCTGTGATAAAACTCGTCTCTTGAAAAAGTAAAAGTCTCAACACCAAGCTTTTCAGCTCGTATTAAAGCATACGCATTTTCGTTATTCGACCACAAAGAATCAACAATAACGTTTCTGTTTCCTTCAAAATACTCAATAATATTCTGTGCGTTACTACCTGATCCTGAGGCAAAAATAGCAATCTTCTTCATCTCAAATTTAGTTCTATTATATTTTTAGAATAATGGACTCACATGTTCAAATATAGTCTAGACAATCAATAACTTACAGCCTAAAATAGCTATTTATTTAAGTTTTTCTTTGATATATTTTGGGTAAATTTATTACTTTGCAGCGGATTTTTTAAAAACAAAATTGAATATTAACTTAAAATTAGAACTATGTCTGACATTGCAGGTAAAGTTAAAGCAATTATCGTTGATAAATTGGGAGTTGACGAAAGCGAAGTAACAAATGAAGCTTCTTTTACAAATGACTTAGGTGCAGATTCTTTGGATACAGTAGAATTAATCATGGAATTTGAAAAAGAATTTGATTTGGCTATCCCAGACGATCAGGCTGAAAAGATTTCAACTGTAGGTGAAGCTGTTTCTCACATCGAAGCAAACGTTAAGTAATAAATTTGAATTAAACATTTATGGAATTTAAACGGGTAGTTATAACCGGACTTGGAACCGTAAACCCGCTTGGTAATTCTGTACAGGAATTTTGGGAAGGGCTTAAAAACGGCGTTAGTGGAGCTGCACCTGTCTCTCGGATGGATGTAGAACTTCATAAAACCCGATTTGCATGTGAGTTAAAAAACTTTGATCCGACGGATTACGTTGAGAAAAAAGAGGTTCGCAAACACGATCCATATACACTTTATGCATTTGCATCATCTCAGCAAGCAATTGACGATTCAGGTCTTGACCTGGAAACACTCAATAAAGATCGCGCTGGCGTGATTTGGGGAGCAGGAATTGGTGGTTTGCAAACTTTTTATGAAGAAGTTAGAGCATACAACCTTGAGCGCCCTAAGTTTAATCCTTTCTTTATTCCGAAAATGATTGCTAACATCGCGGGTGGATTAGTATCTATCCGCTTTGGATTTCGCGGTCCCAATTTTACAACTGTATCAGCATGTGCATCAGCATCACACGCCATGATCGAAGCATTTAACTTCATTCGCATGGGTAAAGCTGATTTGTTTATTACAGGGGGATCCGAAGCAGCAATCAACGACGCAGGATTATGTGGTTTCAATTCGATGCGTGCACTTTCAACACGTAATGACGATCCGACAACTGCATCCCGACCTTTTGATAAAGACCGGGATGGATTTGTAATGGGCGAAGGATCTGGTGCTCTTATTTTTGAAGAGTACGAGCATGCTAAAGCCCGCGGAGCAAAAATTTACGGAGAAATTGTAGGCGGGGGAATGTCGGCAGACGCTTACCATATGACTGCCCCTGATCCGGAAGGAAGAGGTGCTTCACTGGTTATGAACTGGGCCTTGGAAGATGCCGGAATAAAACCTGAAAACATTGATTACATCAATGTTCATGGAACCTCTACTCCACTAGGAGATATTGCAGAGCCAAAAGCAATTCAAAAATGTTTTGGCGACCATGCTTATAAATTAAGTATTAGTTCTACCAAATCAATGACAGGTCACTTGTTAGGTGCTGCCGGAGCTATCGAAGGCATTGCTTCAATTCTGGCATTGAGAGATGGAATTGTTCCTCCAACAATAAATCACTTTACTGACGATCCGGAGATTGACAGCAGACTTGATTTTACATTTAACAAAGCAAAAGAACGCGAAATGACTTATGCATTGAGCAATACATTTGGCTTTGGAGGGCATAATGCTACAGTAATTTTTAAGAAATACTGATAAGGTGATAAGAAATATCGCACAACAAATAAAACTCTTTTCTTCTCCGAGAAAAGAGTTTTATTTGTTTTTAAGATCATTATTCAATTGCTCGCCGATCAATATTAAACTTTATGAAAAGGCCCTAACTCATCGGTCAGCTTCAAAAACTGATTCGCAAGGGAATTGGGTTAATAATGAACGGCTGGAATATTTGGGCGATGCGATACTTGGTGCAGTTATCGCTGAGTTTCTGTATAACCGTTTCCCAAATATGGATGAAGGCTTTCTCACTCAGATGCGATCGAAACTAGTGAACCGAAGCTTTCTAACAGAGTTGACTTTTCAGATCGGGCTGAACTACTACATTGAATCGAATACAAACAACACCGACGAGAATAGCCATATCTATGGTGACGCTTTAGAAGCGATTATTGGGGCCTTGTACCTTGACAAAGGATACCAAGTCACCCGGAATTTCATTATTCGGAAATTACTTCTTCAACAAGTAGACCTGGATGTCATTCAAAAAACAAATACCAATTACAAAAGTCAGCTGATTGAATGGAGCCAGAAAAATAAAAAAGAAGTTGACTTTTCAACTGTAGAGAATACAGTGGGAGAAAATAAGCAGCCTCACTTCGTTTCAACGGTAACGATTGATAATCGTGTAATTGGGAAAGGTGAAGGTGGATCAAAAAAAGAAGCTCATCAGAAGGCATCAAAAGTGGCGCTCGGCAAGCTAAACGAACTTGACGGTCAGGAGAATTAAAAGCGAGTGTTAGGACTCCGAAATAAAAAAGCGGAGCCTCTCAACTCCGCTTTAAAAACCAAAACCTAAATTCACCTTTAAAAAAAAACTCAGTTAAACCCCATTTGTGCAAATGCGGTTTTATACATTTGCTCTTACAAAGATATAGAGATTATACATGCTGCGATGCTAACAAATGTTAAAGCCTGTTAAGAATTTGTTTGCACCAAAACCGTTTAAAATCAATATCTACAGCCAATGTTAAATATTGTTAAGCAACTGATTACCCTGTTTTTTTAAAGATTATATTTGTAGTTATGAGTAGACGAGTTATCATTTTTTTGATTGTGATCATGGCCATCGTAATGACTAGCTTGATTCTAGTGCAAACAAATTCCATTCAAAAAGCTTTTCAAATAAAAGAAGAACAGTTTGACCAAATGGTGAACCGATCTATTCGCCAAGTTGTCAGAAAATTAGAACTGGAAGAAGCCTCTTTACTTGCTGCGCAAAGTAATCTTCAAACATATCGCAACTCATTATTTTCAAAAAAAAACCAACAACAACGTATTTTTCCGGGGAACTCGAATAATAAAGCAACGGGCAAGAATGGAGATGTTAATATTTCATTTCGCTTTTCTCAACGCAATAATTCATCGACCTATCGCGAGGAACTATCGATTACATATAACGATTCCACTTCAACCTATCGAAATGAACGTGGAATGCCCGGCGACTTCCGTTCAGCATTTGATGAAATACATGATTACGACGGTTATATTCGTCAGCAATACGAAAAGCGAAGAAATGAACAAGCTAACTATTACCGAATCATTCAAAATCAATTTATCTTCTCTCAACTACCAATAAGCGAACGAATAAATCAAAAAGCACTAGAGAGAGCCTTAAAGGAAGAGTTTAACAACGCAAATATAAACCTGGATTATAAATACGCCATCTACTCATTTCCGCAAGGACAGGAGCAAAAAATATACGAAAACGAGGGTTTCAATCCAGACAATAAAATCCCCTATAAAAGTCTCCTTTTCCCAAACGATGTGATTGATCCAAAACCAAATTACCTGTTTGTATATTTCCCGAAGCGACAAAGTTACCTCCTTAAAGAAGCTGGATTAATGGTTATTCCGACTGCTATTTTAACAGCTTTGCTTATCGGAATATTCGTTTATACGATATTGATTATCTTGAAACAAAAGAAACTATCGAATATAAAAAACGACTTTATCAACAATATGACACACGAGCTTAAGACTCCTATTTCGACCATCTCGCTCGCAAGCCAAATGTTGCACGACAATAGTATAAGCAACACGCCACGTACAATCGAGCATGTGTCAAATGTTATTTTGCAAGAGAGCAAACGACTAGGCTTTCAGGTTGAAAAAGTATTACAAATGGCGGTATTTAACGAAGGTCGTTTAAAGCTAAAATTCAAAGATGTTCATTTGAATGAACTAATTAACAATGTAATTCTTAACTTTGAAATACGGGTAAAAAGCAAAGATGGCACCCTAACATCAACAATAGCAGCCGAGAACGACCTGATTAAAGGAGACGAAGTACATATTACCAATGTGATATTCAATTTGCTGGACAATGCCATGAAATACGGCAAAGATGTTCCGGCTATTGAAGTAAACACCGAAAACAAAAAAGACTTTGTAGTCGTTTCGGTAAAAGACAATGGTATTGGAATCGCGAAAGAACATCAAGCGCAAATCTTTGAGCGCTTTTACCGTGTGCCAACTGGTAATGTACATGATGTAAAAGGTTTTGGGCTTGGCTTAAGCTATGTGAAGAAAATTATTGACTCGCACCAGGGAAAAATAAAGGTGGAAAGTGCTTTAAATAAAGGAACAAAATTCATGATATACCTCCCACTAAATGTGAAAGTAAATGGAAACAAAAACAAAACTTTTATTAGCCGAAGACGATGAAAACTTAGGTCTTCTGCTTAAAGAATACCTGATAGCCAAAGGATATGATACGGACCTGTATGGTGATGGAGAAGTTGCATACGAAGGATTTAAAAAAAATCAGTACGGATTGTGCATTCTGGATATTATGATGCCGAAAAAAGACGGTATGACATTGGCCAGAGACATTCGGTTAATCAACTCTGACATCCCTATTATTTTTCTTACAGCCAAAAATCTGAAGGAAGACGTATTGGAAGGATTTAAAATGGGAGCAGACGACTACATTACCAAGCCATTTAGCATGGAAGAGCTGATATTCCGTATCGAGGCTATTCTACGACGCACCAGCGATAGCAAAGGTGGAGAGCAGTCGACTTATCAATTGGGGAAATTTACATTTGACCATCGGAAACAAACGCTTGCAACAGATGAAGAAACGGTCAAGCTAACAACTAAAGAATCAGAGCTCTTACGATTGCTTTGCAACAATGCCAATGATGTTTTGGAACGTAATTTTGCACTGAAAACCATTTGGATTGATGACAATTATTTCAATGCACGAAGCATGGATGTTTACATCACCAAATTGCGAAAACACTTAAAAGAAGAACCTACAGTTGAAATTATTAATGTACACGGAAAAGGCTACAAGCTTATCGTTTGATCTTTCTGTCGCATAAATATGATGATACCAAAATCCCTGTCAATAGCCGACCGGGATTTTTTAACTTGATTCGGCAGGGTCGTCTTTTCCGAAAAGCTCAAATGCGCTTGCGATCTGCTCCGATCTTCCCATGATATAAACAACATCATGTTTCTCAAGGACCGAATGTACGTCCGGATGCTCGATTAGCTTATCGTCCCGAAGTATGGCGACCAAGGTAACCCCAAACACCTTCCGGAAACGAATCTCGCTGATGCTTTTGCCTACCACAAATGATCCCTCACGAACTTTCAATGCCATGATTTCGAGGTTCGGCAACTCCTGAAAAAGTTGATCTGACTTGCTGGTTTCTTCCCTGAAGATCCCATAATGATCACCTCTGATTTTCGCAATAATCATATTTATTTCGCGCTGTGGAATTAGCCTTTTTCTCAATATCCGCTCAAACAAATCAATTGCTGTTTCAAATTCTTCAGGAATCACCTGATTGGCTCCCAATCGGTATAATTCTTGAATATCATTAACCTTTTTGGTTCGCACAATAATAAAAGCATGCGGGGTCAAATGACGAATACGATCAATAATGGACATGGATACAATCTGATTTCCCACCGAGATTACGACAATATCAGCCGTTTTTACATGTGCTTTTTCAAGAATCGGTTCGTTGGTGGCATCACCATAAATAACAGTTTCTCCTTTTGCCTGCAATTTCTTAACTGTTCCCGGATCAAAAATAATAGAGATATATGGCATATTCAGATATTTAGCCATAACAGACAAATTAAGAGATCTGGAATCCTTTCCGATAAAAACAACATGATTCT
It encodes:
- the rnc gene encoding ribonuclease III, which translates into the protein MIRNIAQQIKLFSSPRKEFYLFLRSLFNCSPINIKLYEKALTHRSASKTDSQGNWVNNERLEYLGDAILGAVIAEFLYNRFPNMDEGFLTQMRSKLVNRSFLTELTFQIGLNYYIESNTNNTDENSHIYGDALEAIIGALYLDKGYQVTRNFIIRKLLLQQVDLDVIQKTNTNYKSQLIEWSQKNKKEVDFSTVENTVGENKQPHFVSTVTIDNRVIGKGEGGSKKEAHQKASKVALGKLNELDGQEN
- a CDS encoding peptidoglycan DD-metalloendopeptidase family protein encodes the protein MKKYIAEVALALIALSLLVFFLANPPVGNPAPVPEPEPIPIPDPILLFGLPVDSFTIEDADIRRNQNLSDILVKKNISYQKIDELARKSKPIFDVRKLKHKNHYHFFLKKDSAQTPAYFVYEIDNTDYVVYNLNDSIQIYKGQKPIRTKLRSASGTIKTSLWNAMTDNNINPVLAIELSDIYQWSIDFYGIQKNDKFKVIYEEKYVDSTSIGIGEIHACQFHHMGEDFYAFHFEQDSSLSYFDKEGNSLKKAFLKAPLKFSRISSRFSNSRFHPVLKIRRPHHGIDYAAPTGTPVQSIGDGVVTRKGYQKHGGGNYVYIKHNSVYTTCYMHLNGFAKGIASGVRIKQGQVIGYVGSTGLATGPHLDFRVFRNGSAMDPLKVKAPPVEPIHNENLAVYNQVKDSLTAQLNLIPFQE
- the fabF gene encoding beta-ketoacyl-ACP synthase II gives rise to the protein MEFKRVVITGLGTVNPLGNSVQEFWEGLKNGVSGAAPVSRMDVELHKTRFACELKNFDPTDYVEKKEVRKHDPYTLYAFASSQQAIDDSGLDLETLNKDRAGVIWGAGIGGLQTFYEEVRAYNLERPKFNPFFIPKMIANIAGGLVSIRFGFRGPNFTTVSACASASHAMIEAFNFIRMGKADLFITGGSEAAINDAGLCGFNSMRALSTRNDDPTTASRPFDKDRDGFVMGEGSGALIFEEYEHAKARGAKIYGEIVGGGMSADAYHMTAPDPEGRGASLVMNWALEDAGIKPENIDYINVHGTSTPLGDIAEPKAIQKCFGDHAYKLSISSTKSMTGHLLGAAGAIEGIASILALRDGIVPPTINHFTDDPEIDSRLDFTFNKAKEREMTYALSNTFGFGGHNATVIFKKY
- a CDS encoding HAMP domain-containing sensor histidine kinase, which translates into the protein MSRRVIIFLIVIMAIVMTSLILVQTNSIQKAFQIKEEQFDQMVNRSIRQVVRKLELEEASLLAAQSNLQTYRNSLFSKKNQQQRIFPGNSNNKATGKNGDVNISFRFSQRNNSSTYREELSITYNDSTSTYRNERGMPGDFRSAFDEIHDYDGYIRQQYEKRRNEQANYYRIIQNQFIFSQLPISERINQKALERALKEEFNNANINLDYKYAIYSFPQGQEQKIYENEGFNPDNKIPYKSLLFPNDVIDPKPNYLFVYFPKRQSYLLKEAGLMVIPTAILTALLIGIFVYTILIILKQKKLSNIKNDFINNMTHELKTPISTISLASQMLHDNSISNTPRTIEHVSNVILQESKRLGFQVEKVLQMAVFNEGRLKLKFKDVHLNELINNVILNFEIRVKSKDGTLTSTIAAENDLIKGDEVHITNVIFNLLDNAMKYGKDVPAIEVNTENKKDFVVVSVKDNGIGIAKEHQAQIFERFYRVPTGNVHDVKGFGLGLSYVKKIIDSHQGKIKVESALNKGTKFMIYLPLNVKVNGNKNKTFISRRR
- a CDS encoding YitT family protein, whose translation is MTETQKINLKTTLTDYLVIAFGMSLYVLSWTVFLIPAEITGGGISGLSAVIFYSTQIPVAISYFIINSFLILIAIKILGASFGIKTIFSMGIATLLFWLTPNLISEPLIDDTFLSAVLGAMMGGIGIGLVFTRGGSTGGTDIIAMIINQYRNISPGRIIMYCDVIIIASSYFVFQSPSKLVYGYVSMWVIAYTIDAFLNGSNASAQIFIFSKKFEEIADYVNKNASRGVTVIDGTGWYTKESVKIIMTVVRKRETSLIFRKLKEIDPDAFISMGSVMGVYGQGFDKMKI
- a CDS encoding response regulator transcription factor, whose translation is METKTKLLLAEDDENLGLLLKEYLIAKGYDTDLYGDGEVAYEGFKKNQYGLCILDIMMPKKDGMTLARDIRLINSDIPIIFLTAKNLKEDVLEGFKMGADDYITKPFSMEELIFRIEAILRRTSDSKGGEQSTYQLGKFTFDHRKQTLATDEETVKLTTKESELLRLLCNNANDVLERNFALKTIWIDDNYFNARSMDVYITKLRKHLKEEPTVEIINVHGKGYKLIV
- a CDS encoding acyl carrier protein, with translation MSDIAGKVKAIIVDKLGVDESEVTNEASFTNDLGADSLDTVELIMEFEKEFDLAIPDDQAEKISTVGEAVSHIEANVK
- a CDS encoding phosphoribosylglycinamide formyltransferase, producing MKKIAIFASGSGSNAQNIIEYFEGNRNVIVDSLWSNNENAYALIRAEKLGVETFTFSRDEFYHSIDILDELTDRKIDMIVLAGFLWLVPRYLTEEFPIINIHPALLPKYGGKGMYGHFVHEAVVKNKEKSSGITIHYVNEKYDEGDIIFQANCDVEQSDTPDDVAQKVHLLEHEHFPRVIEEVLYQGQD